In Achromobacter spanius, the following proteins share a genomic window:
- a CDS encoding oxidoreductase, protein MALSKIFLITGVSSGFGRALAQEALAAGHTVVGTVRSDEAKRDFESLADAAYGRVLDVTHFDRIDDVVSEIETSVGPIDVLVNNAGYGHEGVLEESSLSEMRRQFDVNVFGAVAMMKAVLPYLRARRCGHILNITSMGGHLTMPGIAYYCGSKFALEGISETLGKEVKPLGIAVTAVAPGSFRTDWAGRSMTRTPRSIPDYDTIFDPIRQAREEKSGKQLGDPVKAARAMLAAIEADDPPAHLLLGSDALMLVRAKHAALEDEFQAWEATTVSTDG, encoded by the coding sequence ATGGCGTTGAGCAAGATATTTCTGATCACCGGAGTCAGCAGCGGATTCGGCCGCGCGCTGGCGCAAGAAGCGCTGGCCGCCGGCCATACCGTGGTGGGCACCGTAAGAAGCGACGAGGCAAAGCGCGATTTCGAATCGCTTGCCGATGCGGCCTATGGGCGCGTGCTGGACGTCACCCACTTCGATCGCATTGACGACGTCGTATCGGAAATCGAAACCAGCGTCGGACCCATCGACGTTCTGGTCAACAACGCGGGCTATGGGCACGAGGGCGTGCTGGAAGAGTCGTCGCTATCGGAGATGCGCCGGCAGTTCGACGTGAACGTGTTCGGCGCCGTCGCCATGATGAAGGCCGTGCTGCCCTACCTGCGCGCGCGCCGATGTGGCCACATCCTGAACATCACGTCCATGGGCGGACACCTCACCATGCCGGGCATCGCCTATTACTGCGGCAGCAAATTCGCGCTGGAAGGCATTTCGGAGACCCTCGGCAAAGAGGTCAAACCCTTGGGCATCGCCGTCACCGCCGTGGCGCCGGGTTCATTCCGTACCGACTGGGCCGGCCGTTCAATGACACGCACCCCGCGTTCCATCCCGGACTACGACACCATCTTCGACCCCATCCGGCAGGCGCGTGAAGAGAAAAGCGGCAAGCAGCTTGGCGACCCGGTGAAGGCCGCCCGTGCGATGCTTGCAGCGATCGAGGCTGACGATCCTCCGGCACATCTATTGCTGGGCAGCGACGCGTTGATGCTGGTGCGAGCCAAGCATGCTGCGTTGGAAGACGAGTTTCAAGCGTGGGAGGCGACTACGGTATCGACGGATGGTTGA
- a CDS encoding carboxymuconolactone decarboxylase family protein yields the protein MSNIDFSHPREAARAFTPALSAFVDNTLYPDIWSDPALAPRDRSLITVAALIAAGHTDELPAHLRRAVGNGLTQDELSAAITHLAFYVGFPAAITASAIAQATLAVSHESDLKDKQ from the coding sequence ATGTCGAATATCGATTTCAGCCATCCGCGCGAAGCCGCGCGTGCATTCACCCCGGCGCTGTCGGCCTTCGTCGACAACACGCTTTACCCCGATATCTGGAGCGACCCCGCGTTGGCGCCGCGAGACCGCAGCCTGATTACCGTGGCCGCCTTGATTGCCGCGGGGCATACGGATGAATTGCCCGCGCACCTGCGCCGCGCCGTTGGCAATGGGCTGACACAGGATGAGCTGTCGGCCGCCATCACGCACCTGGCGTTCTACGTCGGATTTCCCGCCGCGATCACCGCCTCGGCGATTGCGCAAGCCACATTGGCCGTGTCACACGAAAGCGACCTGAAGGATAAGCAATGA
- a CDS encoding helix-turn-helix domain-containing protein, whose product MDASRPLEDAALLRRLLRAKDRMDAASAEAWPVSRLAEVSGVSQAYFARSFKRAFGLPPHRYLLTRRIERAIALLRDTDMSITAIAFETGWQSLGTFGRIFHDVTGLSPGGMRAQLQAQPEELARVPACVVKAAQRPDLDSAVLEKRRRAAAATLRESTKEES is encoded by the coding sequence ATGGACGCATCCCGTCCGTTGGAGGATGCGGCGCTGCTGCGCCGCCTGCTGCGGGCCAAGGACCGCATGGACGCGGCGTCCGCCGAGGCTTGGCCGGTCAGCCGTCTGGCCGAAGTCAGCGGTGTATCCCAAGCCTATTTCGCGCGCTCGTTCAAGCGCGCCTTCGGGCTTCCACCGCACCGCTACTTGCTGACACGCCGGATCGAGCGCGCCATCGCCCTGTTGCGGGATACCGACATGAGCATTACGGCGATCGCGTTCGAGACCGGTTGGCAAAGTTTGGGTACCTTCGGCCGCATCTTCCATGACGTTACCGGGCTTAGCCCAGGGGGGATGCGCGCCCAGCTTCAGGCCCAGCCCGAGGAACTTGCCCGGGTCCCGGCCTGTGTGGTCAAGGCCGCGCAACGCCCCGACTTGGACAGCGCAGTTTTGGAGAAGCGCCGTCGCGCCGCCGCCGCTACATTGCGTGAATCCACCAAGGAGGAGTCATGA
- a CDS encoding NAD-dependent succinate-semialdehyde dehydrogenase, with product MNGNYDPLYLFINGEWIGAGERDTAGVVNPATRQELGRVPLATTADLDRALAATQPAFNAWRTTVPNERARVLKRGAELMRERAEHIATLMTLEEGKPLAESRDEVLRAAEYFEWFAEEAKRIDGRVVPANRPGVQQLVKRQAIGPVAAFTPWNFPAITPARKLAAALAAGCSVIIKPGEESPATALALARALDDAGLPKGVLQVVFGVPDDVSRHLIASPVIRKVTFTGSVPIGRLLSARAAEGVKPITLELGGHGPVLVFDDADVQRAAVEGAANRFRGTGQVCISSTRFLVQRGVYDEFREHFVEATRALKVGNGLDPDTQVGPLANPRQLEKMQALIADAVACGATVLAGGKPIDGAGYFFEPTVLADVPMHAKIMHEEPFGPIAVLMTFDELADGLQEANRLPYGLSAYAFTSNARTAIDVADGLEAGMIGINQYRIVATELPFGGMKESGHGSEGGVEGIEYYLTHKFISQA from the coding sequence ATGAACGGCAACTATGACCCGCTTTACCTCTTCATCAACGGCGAATGGATAGGCGCTGGCGAACGCGACACGGCCGGCGTGGTGAATCCCGCCACACGTCAGGAACTGGGCCGTGTGCCGCTTGCGACGACGGCGGATCTGGATCGCGCGCTTGCCGCGACGCAGCCGGCCTTCAATGCCTGGCGCACGACGGTGCCCAACGAGCGCGCTCGTGTTCTCAAGCGCGGGGCGGAATTGATGCGCGAACGTGCCGAGCACATTGCCACGCTGATGACGCTTGAAGAGGGCAAGCCCTTGGCTGAAAGCCGTGATGAAGTGTTGCGCGCCGCCGAGTATTTCGAATGGTTTGCCGAAGAAGCCAAGCGGATTGACGGCCGCGTCGTGCCCGCCAATCGCCCCGGCGTGCAGCAACTGGTCAAGCGGCAGGCAATTGGCCCGGTGGCCGCGTTCACGCCCTGGAATTTTCCCGCGATCACGCCGGCGCGCAAACTTGCCGCCGCCCTAGCAGCCGGTTGCAGCGTCATCATCAAACCCGGTGAAGAGAGCCCGGCCACCGCGCTGGCGCTGGCTCGCGCCCTGGACGATGCCGGCTTGCCCAAAGGGGTGCTGCAAGTCGTCTTCGGCGTGCCGGACGACGTGTCGCGGCATCTGATTGCGTCGCCGGTGATCCGCAAGGTGACCTTCACTGGCTCCGTCCCCATCGGCCGCTTGTTGTCGGCGCGTGCCGCCGAGGGCGTGAAGCCCATCACGCTGGAACTTGGTGGACATGGGCCGGTGCTGGTGTTCGACGATGCCGATGTCCAGCGCGCCGCGGTCGAGGGCGCCGCCAACCGCTTCCGTGGCACCGGCCAAGTCTGCATTTCGTCCACGCGCTTTTTAGTCCAGCGCGGCGTCTATGACGAATTCCGTGAACATTTCGTCGAGGCTACCCGCGCCCTGAAGGTCGGCAACGGGCTTGATCCGGATACGCAAGTGGGGCCGTTGGCGAACCCGCGCCAGTTGGAGAAGATGCAGGCGTTGATTGCTGACGCGGTGGCATGCGGCGCCACGGTATTGGCCGGGGGCAAGCCCATCGACGGCGCGGGCTACTTCTTCGAACCGACGGTGCTGGCCGATGTGCCGATGCATGCCAAGATCATGCACGAAGAGCCGTTCGGCCCGATTGCGGTGCTGATGACTTTTGATGAACTGGCGGACGGGTTGCAAGAAGCCAATCGGCTGCCTTATGGCTTGTCTGCCTATGCGTTCACCAGCAATGCCCGTACGGCGATAGACGTGGCCGACGGCCTGGAAGCCGGAATGATCGGCATCAATCAATACCGCATCGTGGCCACGGAACTGCCCTTCGGCGGTATGAAGGAAAGCGGACACGGTTCGGAGGGCGGCGTGGAAGGCATCGAGTACTACCTCACGCACAAATTCATCAGCCAGGCTTGA
- a CDS encoding mechanosensitive ion channel domain-containing protein — MLSCLSMLWQAPAMAALPLPAKEAAAPPSALTPAALADLLENPEARKALVDELRTQASGTKPAASRSAGAAEPAEPAVPGLQARMADGVQRFLTGVAADMGQGVDDMRVLASGRSLRMDSGTAGQALLPLTLAAVATIIAFLLLRMIAMRIYTRIDRWVAHQGAGEPVAPPKRGVPASMRVLYRRGGAIVGAVAIDAGVVLLAAMAGGAAALWGTPGRGTLDPLAAVFLQAFVAVEIVKVLIRTVFAVRHPHLRLLPMSDELAKYWNGWLVRVVAAAGYGTLLIDPVISATLSPALGRLANMVIMLAVYVYAVRVIWQNRQSVRERLSRRAANAATFMGSRLHFLSRVWHVLGIGYFTVLLVVSQIDPTNALPFMARATAQTLLVIGVSSLLVLLVNTVLAKPIVLSADLRRRLPMLETRVNAYVPALLKVLGWIIRIVAVLLILDAWQAFDLSSWLASDAGGAAIKVVLNIVIVLLIAALVWTVIASVIEHRLSQSEGRGMPTARERTLLALFRNAALIVIVTMTLMVLLSQIGIDVGPLIAGAGVVGLAIGFGAQKLVQDIITGVFIQLENGMNENDVVQVAGVFGTVEKMTIRSVGIRTLDGGYHLVPFSSVDVVANHMRDFSYHLGEYTIAHRESVDDAIEHLRAAFAELMTDSVLGPEILEEITIAGVTAVNDKGVTIRILIKTTPGMQWAVQRGYNRLLKKHFDAAGIELPYPHTVVYFGQDKRGYAPVANVALQAERPDEGEDARAAGHTRRRLTPETSGDDAAEVLGNELEAREEADLDLDPESPGTHDHPRRQ; from the coding sequence ATGCTGAGTTGCCTGTCGATGCTGTGGCAAGCCCCCGCCATGGCCGCGTTGCCCCTGCCAGCCAAGGAAGCCGCTGCGCCCCCTTCGGCGCTGACTCCCGCCGCGCTGGCCGACCTGTTGGAGAATCCCGAGGCGCGCAAAGCGCTGGTGGACGAGTTGCGCACGCAGGCGTCGGGGACCAAACCGGCGGCCTCCCGCTCCGCAGGCGCGGCCGAGCCTGCCGAACCCGCCGTACCCGGTTTGCAGGCACGCATGGCCGATGGCGTGCAGCGTTTCCTGACCGGCGTTGCCGCCGACATGGGCCAAGGCGTGGACGATATGCGCGTGCTGGCGTCGGGGCGCAGCCTGCGCATGGACAGCGGCACGGCGGGCCAGGCCTTGCTGCCGCTGACATTGGCCGCCGTGGCCACCATCATTGCCTTCCTGCTGTTGCGGATGATCGCCATGCGCATCTACACCCGCATCGATCGCTGGGTGGCGCATCAGGGCGCGGGCGAGCCCGTCGCGCCGCCCAAGCGCGGCGTGCCGGCCTCCATGCGCGTGCTGTATCGGCGTGGCGGCGCCATCGTCGGCGCGGTGGCCATCGACGCGGGCGTCGTTCTGCTGGCGGCCATGGCGGGCGGCGCGGCTGCCCTGTGGGGTACGCCGGGGCGCGGCACGCTGGACCCCTTGGCGGCCGTGTTTCTGCAGGCCTTCGTGGCGGTGGAGATCGTCAAGGTGCTGATCCGCACGGTGTTCGCGGTGCGGCATCCGCACCTGCGTCTTCTGCCCATGTCCGACGAACTGGCCAAGTACTGGAACGGCTGGCTGGTGCGCGTGGTGGCGGCGGCGGGCTATGGCACGCTGCTGATAGACCCCGTGATCTCGGCCACGCTGTCGCCCGCCCTGGGTCGCCTGGCCAACATGGTCATCATGCTGGCGGTGTACGTGTACGCGGTGCGCGTCATCTGGCAGAACCGCCAGTCGGTACGCGAACGCCTTAGCCGACGCGCCGCCAATGCGGCCACGTTCATGGGATCGCGGCTGCACTTTCTGTCGCGCGTGTGGCACGTGCTGGGTATCGGGTACTTCACCGTCCTGCTGGTGGTCAGCCAGATCGACCCCACCAATGCGCTGCCCTTCATGGCCCGCGCCACCGCGCAGACCTTGCTGGTGATCGGCGTGAGCAGCCTGTTGGTGCTGTTGGTAAACACCGTACTGGCCAAGCCCATCGTGTTGTCAGCCGACCTGCGGCGGCGCCTGCCGATGCTGGAGACGCGCGTCAACGCCTATGTGCCGGCCCTGCTGAAAGTGCTGGGATGGATCATCCGCATCGTCGCGGTGCTGCTTATTCTTGACGCCTGGCAGGCGTTTGACCTGTCTAGCTGGCTGGCCTCGGATGCCGGAGGCGCGGCCATCAAGGTGGTGCTTAACATCGTCATCGTGCTGCTGATCGCGGCGCTGGTCTGGACGGTTATCGCAAGCGTCATCGAACACCGCCTGAGCCAGAGCGAGGGGCGCGGCATGCCCACCGCGCGGGAACGTACCCTGCTGGCGCTGTTTCGCAATGCCGCGTTGATCGTCATTGTGACGATGACGCTGATGGTGCTGCTGTCGCAGATCGGAATCGACGTGGGCCCGCTGATCGCCGGCGCCGGGGTGGTGGGCCTGGCGATCGGTTTTGGCGCGCAGAAGCTGGTGCAGGACATCATCACCGGTGTCTTCATCCAGCTTGAAAACGGCATGAACGAGAACGACGTGGTGCAGGTGGCGGGCGTGTTCGGCACGGTCGAGAAGATGACGATACGTTCGGTGGGCATCCGCACGCTGGACGGCGGCTATCACCTGGTGCCGTTCTCGTCGGTGGACGTGGTGGCCAACCACATGCGTGACTTCTCGTACCACCTGGGCGAATACACGATCGCGCATCGCGAAAGCGTGGACGACGCCATCGAGCATCTGCGCGCGGCCTTTGCCGAGCTGATGACGGATTCGGTGCTGGGTCCGGAAATTCTGGAAGAGATCACCATTGCCGGCGTCACGGCGGTCAACGACAAGGGCGTGACCATCCGCATCCTGATCAAGACCACGCCGGGCATGCAATGGGCCGTGCAGCGCGGCTACAACCGGCTGCTTAAAAAGCACTTCGACGCCGCCGGCATCGAGCTGCCCTACCCGCACACGGTGGTTTACTTCGGCCAGGACAAGCGGGGCTATGCGCCTGTGGCGAACGTGGCGTTGCAAGCCGAGCGCCCCGACGAGGGCGAAGACGCCCGGGCCGCGGGCCACACGCGCCGCCGCCTGACGCCGGAAACCAGCGGCGACGATGCCGCCGAGGTGCTGGGCAACGAGCTGGAGGCGCGCGAGGAAGCGGATCTGGATCTTGATCCGGAGTCGCCAGGCACCCATGACCATCCACGCCGTCAGTGA
- a CDS encoding LysR family transcriptional regulator, translated as MDKLYNMSVFAKVVEMGSFTAVANHLSTTVGNISRAVTVLEEGLNARLIQRSTRRLVVTDVGHRFYDRCIAILGDVEQAEAEAGHATVSPRGVLRVHAVPGLGRTLVARAALAYRKTYPDVSVDLLLSQRMPNLLEEQLDVGIVIARALPDSTYVSQKIGVSHCVLAASPEYLAQHPPVHTPEDLAQHTCLLLTTVDYAPDEWHLEGENGTFTHRPSGGHLGVNDMDAMATALRDGAGIGLLAGFSAIEDLRRGTLVRVLPGYYTNQRNVYALYPSRQFVDAKIKLFVDALKLHVGEQLAGYAAELGITAKETG; from the coding sequence ATGGACAAGCTATACAACATGTCGGTTTTTGCGAAAGTGGTGGAGATGGGCAGTTTCACTGCCGTGGCCAACCATCTTTCCACCACGGTCGGCAACATTTCGCGCGCCGTCACGGTGCTGGAAGAAGGCCTGAATGCCCGGCTGATTCAGCGCTCCACCCGCCGCCTGGTCGTCACCGATGTGGGGCACCGCTTCTATGACCGCTGCATCGCGATCCTGGGCGACGTCGAGCAAGCCGAAGCCGAGGCGGGGCATGCAACGGTGTCGCCACGCGGCGTATTGCGCGTTCACGCCGTACCCGGCTTGGGGCGCACGCTGGTCGCCCGCGCAGCCTTGGCGTATAGAAAGACCTACCCCGACGTCTCGGTGGACCTGCTTCTGTCGCAGCGCATGCCGAATCTGCTTGAAGAACAGCTTGATGTCGGCATCGTGATCGCGCGCGCCTTGCCGGACTCCACCTACGTCAGCCAGAAGATTGGCGTCAGCCACTGCGTCTTGGCGGCATCGCCTGAGTACCTGGCACAACATCCCCCGGTGCACACCCCCGAGGACCTTGCTCAGCACACTTGCTTGTTGTTGACCACGGTGGACTATGCCCCGGACGAATGGCATCTGGAAGGCGAGAACGGCACGTTCACCCATCGGCCGTCGGGCGGGCATCTTGGCGTAAACGACATGGACGCCATGGCCACCGCGCTGCGCGATGGCGCCGGGATTGGACTGCTGGCGGGGTTCTCGGCGATCGAGGATCTGCGCCGAGGCACGCTGGTGCGGGTATTGCCCGGGTACTACACGAACCAGCGCAACGTGTATGCGCTGTACCCGTCGCGTCAGTTTGTCGACGCCAAGATCAAGCTGTTCGTGGACGCGCTGAAGCTCCATGTGGGCGAGCAGCTTGCGGGCTATGCCGCTGAGCTGGGCATCACGGCGAAAGAGACGGGCTGA
- a CDS encoding NAD(P)H-quinone oxidoreductase — translation MKAIIFEQFGEADVLQVADVAQPDMRPDDLIVRVHAAGVNRADLTHRRGGYGRPNFGDSTIMGLEIAGEVLQAGSAVRGFKAGDRVMGVVGGGAYAEVARLDWRMALPIPQELDYVHAAAIPEVFVTAHEAMLHLGRLKAGDSVLIHAAAGGVGSAAVQLARATGATVYATAEASKLEQVQQLGADCVIDYRTQDFSQVVAERTSKRGVDVVIDFIGAPNFARNIASLANGGRLVQVGILGGGGQVSIALEDILYRHLQIFGTVMKSRQQTEKHAMVQRFREHWLDRFSSGAGLVPVVDSTYPLERAADAHRRMESSQNVGKIILTMSDAGGDGN, via the coding sequence ATGAAAGCGATTATTTTTGAACAGTTTGGCGAGGCGGATGTGCTCCAGGTGGCCGACGTGGCCCAGCCCGACATGCGGCCCGATGACCTTATCGTGCGCGTCCATGCAGCGGGTGTGAATCGTGCCGACCTGACCCACCGCCGTGGCGGCTATGGCCGGCCGAATTTTGGTGACTCCACCATCATGGGTCTGGAGATCGCGGGCGAAGTGCTGCAAGCCGGCAGCGCCGTACGCGGCTTCAAGGCGGGCGATCGCGTGATGGGCGTGGTGGGTGGCGGTGCATATGCGGAGGTCGCCCGGCTGGACTGGCGCATGGCCTTGCCCATTCCCCAGGAGCTGGACTACGTCCACGCGGCCGCCATTCCCGAAGTGTTCGTCACCGCGCACGAAGCCATGCTGCACCTGGGCCGTCTGAAAGCGGGTGATTCCGTGTTGATTCACGCGGCAGCGGGCGGCGTGGGGTCGGCGGCGGTGCAGCTTGCCCGGGCAACGGGCGCCACCGTGTACGCCACGGCCGAGGCCAGCAAGCTTGAGCAGGTCCAGCAGCTGGGCGCCGACTGCGTCATCGACTATCGCACGCAGGACTTTTCGCAGGTCGTGGCCGAGCGGACATCGAAGCGTGGCGTGGACGTGGTGATCGACTTTATCGGCGCACCCAACTTTGCGCGCAACATTGCCTCGCTGGCCAACGGCGGGCGGCTGGTTCAGGTGGGTATCCTGGGCGGCGGCGGCCAGGTCAGCATTGCGCTGGAAGACATCCTGTATCGCCATCTGCAAATTTTCGGCACTGTCATGAAATCACGTCAGCAGACTGAAAAGCACGCGATGGTGCAGCGCTTTCGCGAGCATTGGCTGGACCGCTTTTCCAGCGGCGCGGGTCTGGTGCCCGTGGTTGACAGCACCTATCCGCTTGAACGCGCAGCGGACGCGCATCGCCGAATGGAGTCGTCTCAGAACGTTGGGAAAATCATTCTGACGATGTCGGATGCCGGTGGGGATGGCAATTGA
- a CDS encoding ASCH domain-containing protein — translation MPDASTLIPISMTKPSIRPPAPYEDAVTFQFGDSPELADELLALVLAGTKTATCGALHHFDDEEPVPQAGRRDVVLDGQGRPACVIETTGVLIQRFDQVDEAFALAEGEGPYPVWRDAHIAYFERNGGYAPDMMLVCERFRVVEVYAR, via the coding sequence ATGCCTGACGCCTCAACCCTCATCCCCATCTCCATGACCAAACCCAGCATAAGACCACCCGCCCCATACGAAGACGCCGTTACGTTTCAGTTCGGCGATTCGCCCGAACTCGCCGACGAATTGCTCGCGCTGGTTCTGGCGGGCACGAAGACGGCTACTTGCGGCGCGCTGCATCACTTCGACGACGAAGAACCCGTGCCACAAGCGGGCCGGCGCGATGTCGTGCTGGATGGCCAGGGTCGCCCCGCCTGCGTCATCGAAACCACCGGCGTGTTGATCCAGCGCTTCGACCAAGTCGACGAAGCCTTCGCGCTGGCTGAAGGCGAGGGCCCGTACCCCGTTTGGCGCGACGCGCACATTGCCTACTTCGAACGCAACGGCGGGTATGCGCCGGACATGATGCTGGTGTGCGAACGCTTCCGCGTCGTAGAGGTCTATGCGCGATAG